In a genomic window of Corynebacterium choanae:
- a CDS encoding N-acetylmuramoyl-L-alanine amidase: MPQRRRITTYRKPVTAWVTAAAVAFAGGGVMVLGNHEQSQVALAGDNDPLVDAVRLAAAPYTEGLSVALEHPLLNDLKDVLDTYGLLPEDAPQTITEFTREEPFTMFALTWKGSQDLNTFVRALQEDGTWSQWYAAPTLNRPDGQDAAGDTNGTQMIYLPATTKVQVATQGVAPATDEQPTTAVDAGLAPEELTPAPAVEPATDLPVVQAPPVELPEPEPAQDVVIPPIGETPAAPDYDISQVPAVGEEISRTPLGHRVEQAEPVSEALPPANPADMEAIFVSLDPTAIAAYDLAGVEDDLKGIPRIITRQGWAGAGATKKCNQVDGEVNAIAINATGGSNEYTPEDVPAMLRAIYDYQTTQLGWCDIGANAYVDQFGRIFEGRAGGLTKAVRGQHTAGFNENTWGVTLMGDFATIAPSQQAVDATAELAGWRSHVAGFTPDGSDTHTSEGNSKYPEGTTVVLPNIFASAEATGVADGTLSADLPEIRRKAKAHYDQIVGGSFDSQANNLLQEFRKKQQQLNAAKKLTGTVKNNPSTAANSLISALAGWDTKDGSSQATTLDNTLSKPGNQQVLQIVGTLAAAAVTMALARGVVPEQLQGAGNKEVARGVKLADVPVLITKVVALGGDTKYSRTWNQINSTFGPVLGKVLGAETKAVPASAQNSEISYIPFEHGLIVSSPEAGTHGIWGEIGNAWAAAGFDASPLGLPINEEHLTEEGLIRTDFQGGYITFNPATGDTEIRLPNGDLYDPGALLANIADQLLQELTPAAAQ; encoded by the coding sequence GTGCCACAACGACGACGAATTACCACTTATCGCAAGCCGGTAACCGCCTGGGTGACCGCCGCCGCGGTTGCCTTCGCCGGTGGTGGGGTCATGGTGCTCGGCAATCATGAGCAATCCCAAGTAGCACTGGCCGGTGACAATGATCCACTGGTCGATGCTGTTCGGCTGGCGGCCGCCCCGTACACTGAAGGGCTTTCGGTCGCCCTGGAGCATCCACTGCTCAACGATCTGAAAGACGTGCTCGATACCTACGGGCTCCTTCCCGAAGATGCACCGCAAACCATCACTGAGTTCACCCGCGAAGAGCCATTCACCATGTTTGCGCTCACCTGGAAAGGTTCGCAGGATCTCAATACATTTGTGCGGGCACTCCAAGAGGACGGCACCTGGTCGCAGTGGTACGCCGCACCAACATTGAACCGACCTGACGGGCAGGACGCCGCAGGTGACACAAACGGCACTCAAATGATCTATTTGCCGGCGACTACCAAGGTGCAGGTTGCAACACAAGGTGTGGCACCAGCCACCGACGAACAGCCAACCACCGCGGTCGACGCGGGCCTCGCACCGGAGGAACTGACGCCAGCCCCAGCCGTCGAACCGGCAACAGATCTGCCGGTGGTACAAGCCCCACCAGTGGAGCTTCCAGAACCGGAACCGGCACAAGACGTCGTCATTCCACCGATCGGTGAAACACCCGCTGCGCCAGACTATGACATCTCCCAGGTGCCTGCTGTTGGCGAAGAAATATCACGCACCCCGCTTGGTCACCGCGTCGAGCAGGCCGAGCCAGTGTCGGAAGCACTGCCGCCGGCTAACCCCGCCGACATGGAAGCAATCTTCGTCTCTCTCGATCCGACCGCGATTGCCGCCTACGATCTTGCCGGCGTTGAAGACGATCTTAAAGGTATTCCACGGATTATCACCCGCCAAGGCTGGGCAGGTGCCGGTGCAACAAAGAAATGCAACCAGGTCGACGGCGAAGTCAACGCGATCGCTATCAACGCCACCGGCGGCTCCAATGAATACACCCCGGAAGATGTACCCGCCATGCTGCGTGCCATCTACGATTATCAAACCACCCAATTGGGCTGGTGCGACATTGGGGCGAACGCCTACGTTGACCAATTCGGCCGTATCTTTGAAGGTCGCGCCGGCGGTTTGACGAAAGCCGTGCGCGGACAACACACTGCAGGGTTTAACGAAAACACCTGGGGTGTCACCCTCATGGGGGACTTCGCCACCATTGCCCCATCCCAACAGGCAGTTGACGCCACCGCCGAACTAGCCGGCTGGCGCAGCCACGTCGCCGGATTCACCCCGGACGGATCCGACACCCACACCTCCGAAGGTAACTCGAAATATCCGGAAGGCACCACCGTTGTGCTGCCGAATATTTTCGCTTCCGCGGAAGCCACCGGTGTCGCCGACGGCACCCTTTCAGCTGACCTCCCCGAGATCCGGCGTAAAGCCAAAGCACACTATGATCAGATCGTCGGTGGCAGTTTCGACAGTCAAGCAAACAACCTGTTGCAAGAATTCCGCAAGAAGCAACAGCAGCTCAACGCGGCTAAGAAACTTACCGGCACGGTGAAAAACAATCCCTCCACAGCCGCCAATTCGTTGATCTCGGCGTTAGCCGGCTGGGACACCAAGGACGGATCGTCGCAGGCCACCACACTCGACAACACCCTATCCAAACCAGGCAACCAGCAGGTACTGCAAATTGTTGGCACCTTGGCAGCCGCAGCTGTCACCATGGCTCTTGCCCGCGGTGTTGTCCCTGAGCAGCTGCAAGGCGCCGGAAACAAGGAAGTAGCCCGCGGTGTGAAACTTGCCGACGTTCCAGTGCTCATCACCAAAGTTGTTGCCCTCGGCGGGGACACGAAATACTCACGCACCTGGAATCAGATCAACAGCACCTTCGGCCCAGTCTTGGGCAAAGTATTAGGTGCCGAAACCAAAGCAGTGCCGGCAAGCGCACAAAACTCGGAAATCTCCTACATCCCATTCGAACACGGGCTGATCGTCTCCTCCCCGGAGGCCGGCACCCACGGAATTTGGGGTGAAATCGGTAACGCCTGGGCGGCAGCCGGCTTCGACGCCAGCCCACTTGGCCTACCAATCAACGAAGAACACCTCACCGAAGAAGGCCTGATACGCACCGATTTCCAAGGCGGCTACATAACCTTCAACCCGGCAACCGGTGACACCGAAATACGGCTGCCCAACGGTGACCTGTACGATCCAGGCGCCTTACTGGCTAACATTGCCGACCAGCTGTTGCAAGAACTCACCCCGGCCGCCGCCCAGTAG
- a CDS encoding MFS transporter, which produces MATDQQARRRSMLIAASGTVIEWFDFSLFFYLATSLSHTFFPHGRYALLVTLATGAVGFLFRPLGAVVFGHIGDTKGRTTALIASAGLMAIAMAGIALMPGYESIGVWGGIGVLCLRALAGFSVGAEYTGIMVYLMESASQHRRGFAASWAAANSEVGALLAVGSAALTAAVLGTDGLHEWGWRLPFALGAVLAAGMIPLRRYMVETPVEKPDPQEATPLKHALTVQRRNVWICFFISTVGSASYFLTITYLPTYVETVRQGDSQLALGMGTIAAFAAILVTPLIGWLSDVWGRRRTFGATLAVLVLIVLPGYALLGSPSIGVVTAAVAVLALPAAAWSAVAAAAVPEQFDAHGRYSGMAVGYNVATVLFGGLTPAIVAQLTEVTGDALTPAYYAGVIALLAGVPAVWMMREGTTLTKRQLNTHS; this is translated from the coding sequence ATGGCAACTGATCAACAAGCCCGCCGACGGTCGATGTTGATTGCCGCAAGTGGCACCGTCATCGAATGGTTTGATTTTTCGCTCTTTTTCTACCTGGCAACTTCGCTGAGCCACACGTTTTTCCCCCATGGTCGCTACGCATTGTTGGTCACCTTGGCAACCGGAGCGGTTGGGTTTCTGTTCCGTCCTCTTGGCGCAGTGGTGTTCGGCCATATCGGGGACACGAAGGGGCGCACTACTGCGTTGATCGCCTCAGCGGGGCTGATGGCGATTGCAATGGCCGGTATTGCGCTCATGCCAGGCTATGAGTCGATTGGCGTGTGGGGCGGTATTGGGGTGTTGTGTCTACGGGCGCTGGCCGGATTCTCTGTCGGTGCGGAATATACCGGAATTATGGTGTATCTCATGGAGTCGGCGAGCCAGCATCGGCGTGGCTTTGCCGCTTCGTGGGCGGCCGCGAATTCGGAGGTTGGGGCTCTGCTGGCGGTCGGGTCGGCGGCATTAACTGCGGCAGTGTTGGGTACTGACGGGTTGCACGAGTGGGGTTGGCGGTTGCCGTTTGCACTCGGGGCGGTGTTAGCTGCGGGAATGATTCCGTTGCGCCGCTACATGGTGGAAACACCGGTAGAGAAACCGGATCCGCAGGAAGCTACACCACTAAAGCATGCGCTCACCGTCCAGCGGCGCAACGTGTGGATTTGTTTCTTTATCTCTACGGTGGGTTCGGCTAGTTATTTTCTTACGATCACCTACCTGCCAACCTATGTTGAGACGGTTCGCCAGGGTGATAGTCAGTTGGCGTTAGGGATGGGTACCATTGCAGCTTTTGCAGCTATCCTGGTCACCCCGCTGATTGGGTGGCTTTCTGACGTGTGGGGGCGGCGGCGCACGTTTGGTGCAACGTTGGCTGTGCTGGTGCTTATTGTGCTCCCTGGCTACGCACTGCTCGGATCCCCCAGCATCGGGGTGGTCACTGCTGCGGTGGCTGTGCTTGCCTTGCCGGCAGCAGCCTGGTCGGCAGTTGCGGCGGCAGCTGTGCCGGAACAGTTTGACGCACACGGCCGCTATTCGGGTATGGCAGTTGGTTATAACGTTGCCACGGTGCTATTTGGTGGCCTTACTCCAGCGATTGTTGCGCAGTTAACGGAAGTTACTGGGGATGCGTTGACCCCTGCCTACTATGCTGGGGTGATCGCCTTGCTGGCAGGTGTGCCGGCAGTGTGGATGATGCGGGAGGGCACAACACTGACGAAACGACAACTCAACACCCATTCGTAA